The Brassica rapa cultivar Chiifu-401-42 chromosome A10, CAAS_Brap_v3.01, whole genome shotgun sequence genome segment CTTTTGGCCATTCTCTTTTGCTGATCCGCTTTGTCTCTAGAGTTCTTCGCTTGTTTCGGTGCCCAAACTCTACAAAGATCAGGCATCCAACTGGTGAAACTCGAGAATCTTCTTGCCCTCTCCCTCCTTTTCTGTGCTTCAACTACTTTCTTAGCTTCTCTGCACTCCCTGGTCTCTTTCTTCAAATAGTTCTTCTTACTCGAACCGGGAACATCTTTACGTCTCTGACCACGATGATGACTCTTGATATTGCTATGAATGTTATCTCTCCCTGATTGACTACTGCCTTCATTGTTCATGAAACTATCTTCAAGATCCTCGTCACTGAACATAAGCAGATCCATCTCTGTATAAATTATGCTGACAGCTTCTCCAAGAATATACGTTCTGATAATGGGATTGTACATACCTAGCTTTAATAATTTTGTCCACATATTTATCAAGGCTCCAATCACTAAAGAATCCACCGTCTAACTTGCACTGGATGGCCTTAAGAAGCATGCAAATCTGCTTTGCAAACTTCTGAGTCACCGACTCCTCACTTCCCAAACCTATCTCTGATTTTAAAATCTCCATTCGGAATAGAATCTGCAGCTCGTATCTTATAGCAgatcaaagaaaacaaaacaaaacaatagtaCCAACAGCATAGATAACAGAAAGAAAGCATCAGTAAATGGCACAAGATTAAAGCATAAGAATTAGTGCGTAGTGTaaccaaaaaaaagtaataaggATACTCTCTAATGATGCTACTGGGTGAAGCTTCATCAGACTTCTGCTCACTTGCCGTGGATGatgattttttcttcttaaacatGGCAACTAAATCTTTCGGTTCTTTCAGTAACATTTTGGTTAGTTCCTCAGTGACCAACAAGTGGCTACCACTCTCACAGCTACaatctttctcaagtctttgAGAAGAATGAAGAAGGCAGGACTTGACCAGACGCTCGGCCAGAGCTGCCAAGTCTATTTCCTCAGACTCAATCCCTTGCTTGATTTTACTAGGAAGACTAGCAAAGAAAATATCTGATGACTCTAGTGGTGTAACAGATGTATCATTCTCCTGCCTTACAGATATACGATTTCCACTCAGAGCAATGTCCTCGTCAGATACAGGTAAAGAGGTAGTTTTTTCTGTCCCTTCAGATGAGTTGTGATTTTTGTCATCTGGATCTGTTTGTACATCCTCCTGTGCATCGCAATTACTAGCCACAGATAAGCTGCAACCTTTAGGTTTCCTAATCTGTTTCATCCAACATTTCAGAAACTTATACTTCTTTGATTTGTTAAAATTGGAAAAATATGCATCCTTTATATCTATTTGATCAGAACCTTTCACTGATCTGCAGAACTCCTCCCAACACATGTCATGAAGTGAGTTCAGAATCTTTTTGcttgattttcttttattttagctACAACTCCTTTTCTTACTGCTATCTTCATTATCCACAGTTTGAGGAGAGACTCCACTGTCAAAAACCAATATTAAAGCCGAGGAGAAAGTGAAGGGCCTGAGGATTCCTGTCCGCGCACTACCATCACTCTTCGTAAGAGATACCAAAGCTGAGTAGCCCTCCCTATAGAGATAACTTAACAAGATCTGCCAAATGGGTGACGACTTCTTCGCTACTCTCTCACCCGTCTCCTTTTCTAGTATCTGAAGAACTCGATCAGCCCAGAATCCACTCTCCTGCTCCTTCTCTTGGTCAGATTCCTGGGAGACTTAATGAACTACAAAAGTATCACAAGTATACCTCTCAAGTTCCACAAGATCATCACACATCCTCAAGGCTTTAATACTGACTCCATTGCAGAACTCTCCAATTAGATATTTCAGAAGAAGAAAACTCTAGCTCGCCGCACTTGCATTCCATTGGCTTACCATCAATATCAGCAATCTCGAGACTGACCTGAACAGTAAACTTGTGGCTAGTAGACACCTTTGGCGAAACACCGAGTGTTGGGTATATCAATCCAAAGGGAACGTTTAAAGAACCAAAAACCAACGAATCCGTAGAGCAATGTCCCCAACCCAATCCTCTTACTCCACTATCGAAAAACTCAGACTTCAATTCACGCTCGCTTCTTTCACCAAAGCTAACATCAATCCAGCTCAAGTGAATATCTCTATCATCAAACAAGTCGTTCACAAAATCAAAAACCTCCCCAAACTTTGACGTGAACAAACCCAACTCGCGCAAACACTCATCGTTACTCTTAACATCAAGAAACTCAGAAACCCATTTCAAATCCCTAAAAATTGAGGAAAACGTCACGACTATATTGGACCTAACGACATCGACTCCTCCACCATCCGTAAATCCAAGAATCATATCTCGAACCACAGGTTCCCAAGCGTAATCGTAAACGATCTGTCGCAAAGACGCCGCGACATTGACCTCACGAGGCGATGTTGACGTGGAAGTCGATTGGAGTTCGCATCGCTTAACGACGTCGATGGCGCGTCTGAGAGAGACGAGTGTAGGGGTAGGGAGGTCAAACGAGAGTTTGGAAGATGGAATTGAGAGTGCAGAGAGCTTTGAGGAGGATAAGAGAGATGATAAAGAAGAGATGAAGAActtgaaagagaagagagaagcagAGAGAGGAGGAAATGAGAGGAGCTTCTCGGCGGCGGAGATTACGACGGCTAGGTATTGATTCGAATCGGGTGAGAGTATAAGCGGGTTGAGATCTATGAGGAGGACGATACGCTGCGTTTTGGCGTATAACAGATCTCTAGCAATTAAAATTGAAACATAGAGTAAAGAGAGATCCGATTTCAGATTTGGAGTtgaagaaaagaagagagaggTTTATCCTTTTGGAGGGAAAATTATGTTGCCAAATTTACAGAATTGTTGGGCCTTAATTTTATTAAGCCCATAAGCCCACTAGTAAAAGGAAAATTCAATCTGCTGACGTGGCAAGTTCTATACAACACTATCGTCCCCAAAGATAGAACGAGAACAAGTTTCATCTACTTCCTTCAAATTTTCAGATTCTTCTCGATCGATTGTCCGGGAAAATAGCAGTTTTCTCGGTGAATTTTGTTATCATGAACTGCGTCTATACGTTCAAGTTCGTACCATCCGGTATTTTACTACCAAGTGCACAATCAAACCTTCACATTTCGAGCTCGAATGCCTCGATTACGCAGAGATGGCGTAGTTTcgcttctttctcttcttcttcttcttcttccccaatTCGAAGGAAGACCCTAACCCTAGTATCTGCGAAATCTTCGGAAGCGGAGGAGGTATCGGATACGGAGGACGAGTGGCTGAAGAAGCTACCGGAGAAGAACAAGCCACTGTATTCGCATAGCTTGCCGTGCATCGAGGCGTGGCTGAGGAAGTTAGGGTTTTACCAGAGCAAAGACGATAGAGCTGTTTGGTTGATTCAGAAACCTGATTGGCACGCTCAGTTATCTCTTGACGTCACAGATCTCTGCATAAGGTACAGAACAGAGTCTTATTGAGTTCGTCTAAATttcgatttttttaatatagttaAATTACCTATTTAAGTTGGTGTTAAAGTGTCTGTGAATGTGTTGTTTTGACAATAAACTACTGTCTTTAATAGATGAGGAGGATACTCAGGAAGATGTATGCTGTTGGTTCGATCTAGGATGTATCTTAGCACGAGTTTTGAATGTTTTCGTTTACTGGAACTGAGATTTGGAAAGCTAAATGAACGTGTGAAACTCAATTGATCAAACCAAATAAGTCTAGACATTGACATTCCCTTTGAGAGTGTGTGTTTAATCCGCCAAGTTGGGAGTAACGCAGATTGATTTGTAACACAGGTACTTGAAAAGCGGGCCGGGGAATCTAGAGAGAGACATGGAAAGAAGGTTTAGCTATGCATTGAGCAGAGAAGATACTGAGAACGCCATACTCGGAGGACCTTGACGAATAAAGAGTTTGTTGAACATCTTTCTTCTTAAAACTTATACTTATGTTACTCCATTAGTTTTCCATTGTATGATGATGAATTTGCTTCTttgataaataaaagaaataaaattaaaacttttttttattcacGATTCATAACTTGACATGTGAATGTAAAAGTTCGTATGCATTTGGAGAACCAATGGGCACACCTTAAAATTATCAATGCAGTATTATCATTTCTGAGCGAGGAGCTCCTCTACaatgtttttatataatcaTTTTGAGCGAGGAGCCTCCTCTATAATGTGTATAGATATTAGATAATCATTTTTGAGCAAAGAGTCTCTTCCAGAATGTGTGTATATATGTCCATAGAGACCGCTTCAAAGCAATTATCAGAGATCGTAGAGAACCATTTTGACTTGTAAAGATACCCTTTGTGAAGCTGAGAAAGTACAATTAAATTTCACAAAATCTTTGCTTCAATTGTTTAAAcatagaaaaacaaaattacataGGAAAATGTATTTTGACAACTTTAAAATCGTGTGTTTTTGACAAAAATTTCCCAAACTGGATTACTATATGGATTCGAAGCTTAAACCTCTACAAATATATTTCTCAGTAGAACTGTAACGAGAAGGCAAAAATCAAAAAGTTCTATTGATTCTTCTTAATAGTGGGAGTGAatgatgaggatgaggatgaggatgatTTAGAGCTCTGAATCTGATCATCTTTAGATGTTTTGATTATAAACAGAAGTGTTTCCACAAGCATCGCCAAAACTAACCCAAGTATCCCACCAGCAGCACTCTGAAACTCGAAACACACAATGATTCAAAAACTTCATTTAACCGTGACAGGtttcaagaaagaaaatgagAGAACACAGAAAACAATTACGAGAGCGGGGTTGCGGTTGAATAAAGCTCTGAAGGAAGCGTATCCAACCAAATACCCAGTGAACATTGTAAGACCAACGTGTAAACCTATTAGAAACGAAATTCATCAGTGACCTATGTGTAATACTATATCAAAGAAAGTTATCAAGAAGAGTGTTTACCAAAACCGAGCTGGTCTTTGTAAGAAGAGAAAGGCTCTTCGACTTGTTTCCTAGGTGTTATATCTTTAACAAGCTCAGCGTATTCCTTCCTCTCTGCTATTTCTCTCAGCTTTAGCAGTCTCAGTTTCAGTTCTTCACTCTATCAGGAGCaaagaatcaaatcaaatcaaacataAAATTCACAAAGATAACTAGAAATGTTCCATGAAACATTCGCGTTGGCCCCTAAAATTTAAGTGGCTAATATGTATAGATTATCTATCCTTCAAATTGATTAAGAAAAATGTATTAATCAATTTAGCTCTCATTCCCTACTTGTTTCAAATCTCATAAACTTTGGCAGGTGATGGTAAAAGGTAATCAAATTAGGTCAAATATGAATGAAACTGATGCTATAATCGAATACGAAATCCCCAGAAAGATCAATCGAAATCGGATTCCACGTAACATTCGAACTTCACATACCTTTTCCCTGGGTTTGGGACTGGTGAAGACGAAACCGGAGCCGGAGAAAAGTCCCAACAAGGCCGGTCTGGTCGAGGGATCGGATCCGGTCCATATAGCGCGGAGCAAATTGTAGGGAACGGTGTTCCTCGAGCGCAGATCCGAAGCGATATCTCTGAGTTCTTCGGAGAGACGACGATCATCGCAGGCCGACGCGAGAAAAGATCGCAGCGGTTCAGTGACGGAGAGAATCAGGCCAGACGCATTTCTCGGGTCGGGTTGATCCATCTTTTTGATCGAGAGTTCAGATGGTATTCGTTTCTTCATGTTTCTCTTAAACGACGTTTCTCACGCGCTTTACAAGATCTCGCAGTGAAATCACGCGCCAACAGTAGTAGTAACAAGTCAGTAATGGGCTTCGTTTCGGCCCTTTAAAGAAATGAGCAGGGTCAAGTAACCCGATCCAAAAATAGTAAGTAATTTAATTTGTTACCCCTATCACGTGACAGTCCACGTGTGGACACCTAGAAACAGAGCCGGTGAGGGTGTTCTTGTAAATATCAAATGGTGGTTTGACTTTCACGAAGTGAGATGAGTCACGCACACTGTATATTCTATTCAGAACCTATCGTTGTCGCTGCTTCGTCTTTCTCCAAAAATGGATCTCACCAAAACCATCTAACCTCTCATATTCGATCGAGATCGCAACATTAATTATCCTTTTGTTGCGATTCCGTCAAGGATGATTTCGAATCCAAGCCTGTTATCCTACACTTGCATCGCGAAAGGAACCGTCGTCCTCGCCGAGTTCGCGTCGAAGGAAGAGCCAGGAATCGAAGACGTAGCTTTGCGATGCATCGAGAACACGCCTCCGCACCATTCAATCTTCTCTCACACCGTTCGCAAGAAGACCTACACATTCTCAATCGATGATGATGATTCCTTGGTGTATTTCGCGATCCTCGACGAAGCGATGGAGAAACCGGAATCCTTGTGGTTATTGAACCGGTTGAGATCAGCTGTCGAAGATCTGGTCAGAGGAGGGGAGACGTTGACCAATCCTTCTCCTCGTTGTCTCCAAGCTAAGATGGATCCAGTTTTCGCGGAGATCGTTGGTGTGGATTTGGAGTTAGACATGGATTTGGTTGGATCTCCGAGGAGCGTCGCCAGGGATAGTCGTAACCCTAGTATTGATTCGTCTAAAGGGAGACGAGCGTCGTTGATGCCGCTTCTGGGGAAGCAATTGAAggcgttgaagaagaagaataagagatTGCATACGGAAGATTCCGGTGACGTTGGCATGATGAAGGAGACGTCGGAGAAGAAGGTGGATTTGTGTGGGAACGGGAACGGTGGAGTGTCATCACGCAAGGAACTGAGAAATGGTTTGTTAacagatcatcatcatcacaggcaAAAGGCGAAACAGATGTGGAAGAAACATGTGTGGTTTGTGTTGATCTTCGATTTCTGCATCTGTGCTGTTCTCTTCGGAATCTGGCTTTGGGTTTGTGAAGGGTTTCAATGCGTCAATGGGTAAAGTAACCCAGCCAGTCTCGGTGTGTACGTACATCTTCAAATTCATTTTGTTCTCAAGCTGCATCAGCATTTGATCATACATCAgttcattcttcttcttttttcctcGTGAGCCGGGTATTCGTTTTTCTGGATCAAAAAGTCTGATCCTTTTTTTCCCTCTCctttgtcttttttttgttttgttatttttcaaaGATCACAAGAAAGTGTTGTTTCCAGGATGAAACTAGGTAAGTTGAGTCCTGGCTTTACATGTTAGTGATATGTTCATTGTACTTTGAAAGTTATATCATTCACAAGCAACATGTGTGTTTTGTATTTTATTGtatatctctttttttcttctgatgTATACTCCCATAACTTGTGTGCTGTGATTATTGAACGTGGGTCGCACAATAATAGATGACAAAGAAAGATGGTTTCAGATCCAGTCGCACGTTACACTGCTTCTATGGTCGGCggatttaaaagagaaaaaaaataattccaAAAGAAAGATAACTCCAGTACTTAACTCAGTCTATGGTTTACAGTAGAAAGATGATTACATTACAAAAGACATAATTGAAAGAAGAGGATTCGGAAATAAGTAGCGAAAGGAGGAGAGAGAGTGTTTTATCTTCTCAATCTCATGTTCAGCCACAAGGAGTGAGCTTCTTGTTACCTGCACCACGAGGATTATCGTCCTTCCAATCATCGAAAGCTCTAGCTTTCAtcacagcttcttcatcttcgtcgtcatcttcttcatcctcttccTTTCTTCTCAGAGGCCTATCATTGTGCCATGAGGTGGTTGCTTCTTCAATGGCTTTTTTGGTCTGTTCTTGCCAATCATTCATTATATTCATCTCTGTTAACCCAGCATCCTCTATGCTCATCGTCGGCATCCTACAAAGCCCCCAAGTTTAAGCACACCTTTTTAAAGGTATTTGCGATGAGTTGCGACTTTGTGTTTACCTGTGACTTGGTTGGAAAACTTGAGCTatcatcctctctctctccgtaGAAAGAGATCCATTCACAATGCTTGCTGGACCGAATATAAGAGGTTGGTGCTTGTGCTCGTGACCCTGTGATACTGAAGCTCTCCCTTCCAACACATCTTGTGCAAATGTAGCACAAGTGATTGGTTGTGCCGGTCTAGAGTACTGTACCCTCGCAGCAGCATCTCTGTGCCAAGTTTCAGCCTTCTTTGTGCGATCATCAAGTGCATCCCGAGAAAACACATCCTCTCCATCCTGATCATCATAACACCATTTTCTTAGCTTATCAAAGAGCCATAGTACCATGTAAAGAAAGAAAGCAAACTTACCTTCAACTGTTTTTCCTTGATTGCAGAGAGCATTTCCTCTTCTCTCTTTAGCATTTCCAACAGATCAATAGCCTGCAACGAAGCTTAACCATCAGATAAAGGCCACATCTAGTGACAAACCATAGAGGATTCCACTAATGATGTTTAGACAAACCTTGCAAATAGCCAAGTTAATTGTGGCGAGCCACGCCTGCAAAGAAAAGACATTCAAGAAAAAGGTTAGCAGAAAGCtgatttaccaaaaaataaaaataacacagAGCACAAAAACAAAACTGTGGACGtacatctctttcttcttcgctGTCATCATCTGGGATGTCTTCTTCTCCAGATTCAACCGGAGTTGACAAGGCAGCAGCCCTTTTTGAACGTCCGCGTCGCTCCTTCCTCTCTTTAATCTCAAGGAGCTTCGCCTCTGCAGTCTTCTGACGTTTGAACCGAGTTATCTATAAAACATAAAGATTTTGAAAATCCGAAAAACATAACATATTCTTCACAATAGAATGCAAACACAAAGAACGGCGGTGGATGAATAATCTACCTTGAGAGCTCTCCTATCAGCAGGTGGAGCAGAACCTCCTCGTGAAGAAGCCTCCAACTCCTCTTCCGGAACAAGTTCCATTGCCTCACAGAACGAAAAGAACTCCTACACACATAATAAAGACCCAATGTTCAACAATACCCACTAGCAACATCAAAGGGATGCAACAAGCTGCAAAGACTAAGCATACCTTCAACTTAGCATACGAAGCCTTGACAATCGGAATCCGGTCCTCCTGTTTGATTTTCTCCGTCAACTCCGCAAGATAGAAAGGTACCTACAATCACACACAGCCTTCgtcactacaagaaaatgtcgatacaaacacacacacacacaaaatctTATGATCTCTACACAATCGGAACTTTAGTAACTAGAGAAAGCAACTGAAGCTTGAACCATAAGCTGAGAAGATATCCTTTGTTACTTCAAGAAATGTAACACACACAATCTTATCATCTCGACACAGAGCAACCGGTAAGTCTAATTCAAGAGTGCAACCGAAGCGGCCAAAGCTATTCTCGTTCGACCAACCAAACACACGTCCTCTCGGAGAAACATAAAGCCAAACAAGAGAAGACCATACCAAAAGATACT includes the following:
- the LOC103846087 gene encoding LOW QUALITY PROTEIN: uncharacterized protein LOC103846087 (The sequence of the model RefSeq protein was modified relative to this genomic sequence to represent the inferred CDS: inserted 2 bases in 1 codon; substituted 2 bases at 2 genomic stop codons) is translated as TSLFFSSTPNLKSDLSLLYVSILIARDLLYAKTQRIVLLIDLNPLILSPDSNQYLAVVISAAEKLLSFPPLSASLFSFKFFISSLSSLLSSSKLSALSIPSSKLSFDLPTPTLVSLRRAIDVVKRCELQSTSTSTSPREVNVAASLRQIVYDYAWEPVVRDMILGFTDGGGVDVVRSNIVVTFSSIFRDLKWVSEFLDVKSNDECLRELGLFTSKFGEVFDFVNDLFDDRDIHLSWIDVSFGERSERELKSEFFDSGVRGLGWGHCSTDSLVFGSLNVPFGLIYPTLGVSPKVSTSHKFTVQVSLEIADIDGKPMECKCGELEFSSSEIXLIGEFCNGVSIKALRMCDDLVELERYTCDTFVVHXVSQESDQEKEQESGFWADRVLQILEKETGERVAKKSSPIWQILLSYLYREGYSALVSLTKSDGSARTGILRPFTFSSALILVFDSGVSPQTVDNEDSSKKRSCSXNKRKSSKKILNSLHDMCWEEFCRSVKGSDQIDIKDAYFSNFNKSKKYKFLKCWMKQIRKPKGCSLSVASNCDAQEDVQTDPDDKNHNSSEGTEKTTSLPVSDEDIALSGNRISVRQENDTSVTPLESSDIFFASLPSKIKQGIESEEIDLAALAERLVKSCLLHSSQRLEKDCSCESGSHLLVTEELTKMLLKEPKDLVAMFKKKKSSSTASEQKSDEASPSSIIREYELQILFRMEILKSEIGLGSEESVTQKFAKQICMLLKAIQCKLDGGFFSDWSLDKYVDKIIKASDEDLEDSFMNNEGSSQSGRDNIHSNIKSHHRGQRRKDVPGSSKKNYLKKETRECREAKKVVEAQKRRERARRFSSFTSWMPDLCRVWAPKQAKNSRDKADQQKRMAKRELYDTVRHQQGRIYSVRCRGTCPLLNYINYFVRKDHCDICRSNGKGAPYQSPWTWFDALHVSLYCLHFILEKIA
- the LOC103844776 gene encoding uncharacterized protein LOC103844776, yielding MNCVYTFKFVPSGILLPSAQSNLHISSSNASITQRWRSFASFSSSSSSSPIRRKTLTLVSAKSSEAEEVSDTEDEWLKKLPEKNKPLYSHSLPCIEAWLRKLGFYQSKDDRAVWLIQKPDWHAQLSLDVTDLCIRYLKSGPGNLERDMERRFSYALSREDTENAILGGP
- the LOC103844777 gene encoding uncharacterized protein LOC103844777, whose product is MKKRIPSELSIKKMDQPDPRNASGLILSVTEPLRSFLASACDDRRLSEELRDIASDLRSRNTVPYNLLRAIWTGSDPSTRPALLGLFSGSGFVFTSPKPREKSEELKLRLLKLREIAERKEYAELVKDITPRKQVEEPFSSYKDQLGFGLHVGLTMFTGYLVGYASFRALFNRNPALSAAGGILGLVLAMLVETLLFIIKTSKDDQIQSSKSSSSSSSSFTPTIKKNQ
- the LOC103844778 gene encoding phytolongin Phyl2.2; translation: MISNPSLLSYTCIAKGTVVLAEFASKEEPGIEDVALRCIENTPPHHSIFSHTVRKKTYTFSIDDDDSLVYFAILDEAMEKPESLWLLNRLRSAVEDLVRGGETLTNPSPRCLQAKMDPVFAEIVGVDLELDMDLVGSPRSVARDSRNPSIDSSKGRRASLMPLLGKQLKALKKKNKRLHTEDSGDVGMMKETSEKKVDLCGNGNGGVSSRKELRNGLLTDHHHHRQKAKQMWKKHVWFVLIFDFCICAVLFGIWLWVCEGFQCVNG
- the LOC103844779 gene encoding PP2A regulatory subunit TAP46, with translation MLNPKHKQHFVSDFTDPLSRIIFARSVMGGVAMEEMPLSALFEEARKIHLAASESRADQDVVRKGCAMLQKCEDMVGKLGLFSSNETKEDISTNNLKYLLVPFYLAELTEKIKQEDRIPIVKASYAKLKEFFSFCEAMELVPEEELEASSRGGSAPPADRRALKITRFKRQKTAEAKLLEIKERKERRGRSKRAAALSTPVESGEEDIPDDDSEEERDAWLATINLAICKAIDLLEMLKREEEMLSAIKEKQLKDGEDVFSRDALDDRTKKAETWHRDAAARVQYSRPAQPITCATFAQDVLEGRASVSQGHEHKHQPLIFGPASIVNGSLSTERERMIAQVFQPSHRMPTMSIEDAGLTEMNIMNDWQEQTKKAIEEATTSWHNDRPLRRKEEDEEDDDEDEEAVMKARAFDDWKDDNPRGAGNKKLTPCG